Within the Tiliqua scincoides isolate rTilSci1 unplaced genomic scaffold, rTilSci1.hap2 HAP2_SCAFFOLD_90, whole genome shotgun sequence genome, the region tccactgccttgtggctacatccagttatggaagaggcttcaggagtcaaccttgagggaaaatctggagccggagtccctgaggcagttcatggctgaacacagtcacgttctggcaactcctgcgacgccgctggaaccaaccgtattggcctctgcctttccattggaccatttcagtgacgtggagagggggaatttgctgcctgggtaacagcctatcctccatacctactttacacaggcttcgtgcactggagaggacactctgttccagaaccaccattcagagcgtgacaccatagtcttccaagactgaaggatgccaacaacatataggCTTAAGTAAACCAGTTTGGTAAACTTATTGGTAAACCAGTGCTAATTGGTAAGCACTAAGCTAAACGACAGCAAGATCTAGCCAGTGCATCTAAATTAATCCACATGAAAAATAGATCTTGTCTGGGGCTTTGAAGTAGACTCGCATATTATTGCCCCATTCTCATAACATCAGGCAGGTGGAAAGGCTGAGGCTGGGTCCGAGGTTTCTCTTGCTTCTCACGGAAAGAGCTCAGTGAGATGCAGGCAGCTCCCAGAGGCTGGGAGGCATGCAGAAGATCACTGACAGGCACGGAAGATGCTTGATGGTTGCCAGGCCCTGCACTGGCCCTtacaaaaccaatggtgtgccttgacaattttagtgctttctcagtgtgccatgtgacaaAGAAGGTTGCGAATAGTTGTTCTAGAGAGAAGGGTGCAAGAACTTCCACACAATCCATGTTGGTGGACCCCAGTAAGTGTCCCTCTGCTCATGGCAATCCCAGGTACTGGCAGCTTTTCCCAGGTGAAAGTTGCTTAATCCCACTACTTCCAACTTTCTTCTGCTCTCTTCTCTGAAATTTTGACATATGGCAACATTCGCATCAGTAGGGCTATGAATCATCTACACAGTTTCTTACGTCTAAAACATTATTTCAGGCCTCTTATCTTACCTTGCAGGAGGTTCAGTCACACTTCACAGCCACAGGATGCCGCATACTGCCACTCCCTCGataatacatacacacacatacagaactCACTCGTACAAATAGAAGATCAAAACTCTATTTTTAAGTGTTCAGAAACCCAAAAGTCTTCTCACTGTGTTTTTGATCTCCTtatttctcatgctgtagatTACTGGATTCAGCAGGGGTGGAACCACAGAGTACATAATAGTTACTGCTATGTCCAGATGTGATGGATTGTCAGAGGAGGGCCTCAGGTAAGCAAAACATGCAGTGGACACAAAGGTGGAGACAACAAtaaggtggggaaggcaagttgagaGGGCCTTTTTCCTGCCTTGCACAGAACGGATTCTGCGCACTGCAGTGAAGATGTGCAAATAGGttacaacaatgaaaataaagcagccCAAGCACATGAAAATGCTGAATACAAGAACTCCCATTTCAATCAGGTATAAGTCAGAACAGGCAAGCTTCAGTAAttgtgggatttcacagaagaactggttgaCAATGTTGGAGCAGAAAGgacttgcaaaagtgccactgGTGTGCAACACCGAATAGAGAAAACCAGTAATCCATACAATGGCAATTATTTGCAGACAAGCGCCCCTGTTCATGATCATTTCATATTCTAAAGGAATGCAAATGGCAACGTATCTATCATATGCCATGACTGTGGGAAGGGAAAAATTGGATAATATAAAGAAGGCATACAAGAAGATTTGTGCCACACATCCAGAATAAGATATGTACCTGGTGTTCATGAGGGAGTTGGCCATGGATTTGGGAATAAAGATTGACACAAGCCCAGCGTCCTGTATGGCCAAGTTCATtaaaaagaagtacatggggctgtGCAGGTGATGGTCAAGAGCTATTGCAGtgatgatgagaaggttccctgAGACAATCCCCAAGTACAACAGCAGGAACGCCACAAAATGTAGAATCTGGAATTCACGAACATCTGAGAATGGCAGGAGCAGGAACCCAGATGCTGAAGACACTGAAGACATTGAAGTTTTGTTGGACATTTTGCACTTGGTGTGCTATAATCTGTAGAAGGAAACAGAAGCCTTCAACAACTACATCCTGATTTAGTAACACATTTATGACTATGATGATGATACAAGTGATGATTTCTCATCTGTTCACTTATTTTCTAGAATATTTGAAAACTCCAGTTCTGTATTGGTGCCGGATTTCTTGAGACCTCCAGGCAAAGCCCTGGAATTCCCACAGCACCACAACCTGCCCTCTGATGGTGAATAGCCAACAGCTGAGAGTTCCTCGTCTAGTCTTTATCTGTTCCTGCTCAATCATTCCATGTAGTGTGGGCACCCAGTTCTGGGGCTGGGATATTAGACTGTACTCCAAAAATTCAAATTGTGTAACCCAAAGGAACTTAATTTTATACTCAGAACAGATCGTGCACAAACAGATCATGGATCTTTTGTGTATAGCAATCTAGCTCGGCAGCAGGAAAGTTATCTTGTGACTTGTGTCTTTAATTCTTGCCTGCTGTATGCAGCTGTTGTAATAAACAGATCTGAACATTTTGCAAGAGAGCATTTGCACCAGACTTTCTCCACAAAGTGATTTGCAGAAGCCTTTCTGGCTTTCACAATCCACTCCACCATTTAGGCAGAATAGAAAGATTTGggacacaattctaaccaactttccagcattagcatagttgtgccaatggggcatgtgctgcatcctgcagttggagggcagtcacggaggcctcctcaagttaaggcaatgtttgttgcattgcccttaccttggtactggaaagtaagttaggattgcactcaaaatTCCGTAATACTGTTGCCAGCTCAGATGCATCCATAAACCTGAGCCtcaggtgtgtggggggaggggtaaatgGGTGAAGGTTCCTGCATGCTTCTCATGGTTTTGCTTGGATGCAAAGTTCCTGCAGCTTGCTGAATAGGAGGAAAGAGCTGGAAGTTaatgtggggaggtgggaggtttgagtgtttttgggcttagatgacttttaaagtgaacCCCAGAACCTGGTGAGGGGTGGAATCA harbors:
- the LOC136636104 gene encoding olfactory receptor 14A16-like, producing the protein MSNKTSMSSVSSASGFLLLPFSDVREFQILHFVAFLLLYLGIVSGNLLIITAIALDHHLHSPMYFFLMNLAIQDAGLVSIFIPKSMANSLMNTRYISYSGCVAQIFLYAFFILSNFSLPTVMAYDRYVAICIPLEYEMIMNRGACLQIIAIVWITGFLYSVLHTSGTFASPFCSNIVNQFFCEIPQLLKLACSDLYLIEMGVLVFSIFMCLGCFIFIVVTYLHIFTAVRRIRSVQGRKKALSTCLPHLIVVSTFVSTACFAYLRPSSDNPSHLDIAVTIMYSVVPPLLNPVIYSMRNKEIKNTVRRLLGF